From the genome of Kluyveromyces lactis strain NRRL Y-1140 chromosome F complete sequence:
TACAGCAACATACATCGAAATGCATTTCGGTTTCATATATCCCATCAAAGTAAGTCTGGATACctgatcaattgaaatattcgTCACAATCACATTACTAACAAATGCGTGTTTCATTATTTAGGGGTTCCTTCAATTGCCCTTTTACTGGTCAGATACTTTAAGGAATTATTTCTATTATGTCTGGATATTCCTGTTATTAGCATTTATATATGGATTCGCTGTTATAACAGTATTGGTTACCTTTGGGCTATTTATTTTGATACCACCATTCGTGCTAATCGCCACATTTCAAGTTAACACATGGACATTAATCATTATGAGGCAtcttttattgaaagatcaaaCCTGGTTGGCAAGAAAAATAGACGAGACTTACAGAACAGAAGCATTGAGTGTGCCACAATTCATATCAGATCGTGAAGAGGAGAccttttcattttctaaCTTTGTTTTAAgttcattcaaattctttcttattctATCTGTTTCAGTTTTCCCGTTAGTACCACAACTGCTTATGATCCCTTCCATAGGTTGGCAATATCTGAACGCAATCTACCTACCAAATGAGCTTCCCGACGATATATACCGGAAGAATACCTTTTCTTATATAGGGTTCGGTTTTGTTGCTGCTTTTCTCGAAGCGGTTCCTTTTGTGTCTGGGTTAGCATTTACTTCTAACTACCTAGGAGGAACAGTGATGGCATTAGATATGAATCATGTTGTCATCGAATGAAGAATTAAATTGTGATATAATGTTGAAGAGCTTAAAGATACTACATTAATATAACACTACGCTATCGACGCAGCCAAAGCCCGCTGCTACGCCGCCTTCGTTGGAAGAGCTAAATTTAGACCTTAATAACCATCCAGCATATTCATTAGAATAAATATTATTATGATCAAATAAAATCGTACCAAATATACCAAGTTCACTTAAGATGGGAACGTTGAATAATTCCTGCCCTCTGATAACGAAGTTTTCTTCTGTCGATTTGGGTGTTATCAGTTCCATTAAAATGTATGCACTCCATTCGTCCTCGTCAACTGATTCTAAGAACCCAGGGATATCTTCCTTGTATATATTGTTTCCACCACCTTCTCTTTGAGGTTTTAACACATAGTTCTCAGGTTCGGTAAGGGCTAACTTCTTGCCGATTTCACCCAACACAGATGAATCCAATGGATATATTTTGACAAATGTTGGTAAAAGATGATCTAAAGATTCAGTATCGGATAAAAATTCTTTCAGAATCTTGGGATCAGTTAGTAATTGCTGAATCTTCTTGGTACCTGAAAGCTGTGTTAGTAAATTAGGAGCCTTAATAGCATAAGAGATTTCAAGAGTTAGTCTGTTTTCCCAATCCTGCTCTGAAACAAAATCACTTGGAGCGTAACCTGACCTGAAGTAAACTAAACCAATTTCTTGTCCAGTTGTCTTGTGATATAATCTTTTAGTCTCAGGGTCTAATCTAGTTGCTTCATGGATCTCGTGAATGGTTAATCTCACGGATTTAGTATCGTATTTTGACAAGAGGTTAAGAGCTAAAATGCTCTGATCAAATACATTTCTTTCCccattttgaacaatgaAAGCCACAATTGGTCTTTTATTCTTGTCAGCCGGTTGGTACTTGTTAATGGCAGTTGCTAAGCCTGTAGCGAGTAATTCAGCTGAAGGTGAGATAGGTATATCCTGATCATAAAAGACCTCACCATTATCCGAATAGTTCCCACTTTTGTTTAGGTAATCATGAAGTTCTCCTACTTTTGTTGAAAGACCGCCAAACGACACAGAGACGGTGTTAAATTCCACTTGCTTGATCTGATTATTATCGCTGTTGATGAGATAATCCGAGCGGAAAACCCCCAATGCTAGATCTTGCACGATACCGTACTCTTTAGCTCTCTTGTACAAAGTCCAGAGTCTACCGGTAAACTCTGGATCCGATTTGGCTAGcttttctgtttctttcgCCAACCAATCATTCTTGTTCTGTGAAATACTTGCGTACAATGCATTGTAAATAGTTTGGACATCAATGGCCTTCTGAAAAGCTTCGTTTGGCAATGGAGTTGGGAATAATGTAATTGGTGCTACAGTTGCAAGTTCTGGTTTGAAGTTCGGTGGGTACATTGCTAGTCC
Proteins encoded in this window:
- the GSH2 gene encoding glutathione synthase (similar to uniprot|Q08220 Saccharomyces cerevisiae YOL049W GSH2 Glutathione synthetase catalyzes the ATP-dependent synthesis of glutathione (GSH) from gamma-glutamylcysteine and glycine induced by oxidative stress and heat shock), whose amino-acid sequence is MSSTESYPKFPAISTKKLQDGLQSEIFRWALTNGLAMYPPNFKPELATVAPITLFPTPLPNEAFQKAIDVQTIYNALYASISQNKNDWLAKETEKLAKSDPEFTGRLWTLYKRAKEYGIVQDLALGVFRSDYLINSDNNQIKQVEFNTVSVSFGGLSTKVGELHDYLNKSGNYSDNGEVFYDQDIPISPSAELLATGLATAINKYQPADKNKRPIVAFIVQNGERNVFDQSILALNLLSKYDTKSVRLTIHEIHEATRLDPETKRLYHKTTGQEIGLVYFRSGYAPSDFVSEQDWENRLTLEISYAIKAPNLLTQLSGTKKIQQLLTDPKILKEFLSDTESLDHLLPTFVKIYPLDSSVLGEIGKKLALTEPENYVLKPQREGGGNNIYKEDIPGFLESVDEDEWSAYILMELITPKSTEENFVIRGQELFNVPILSELGIFGTILFDHNNIYSNEYAGWLLRSKFSSSNEGGVAAGFGCVDSVVLY